AAGGACGATGTGAACCAGGGGCGCGTCGTCATCGGCCACCGGGGCACGATGCGGGACAATCCGGACCGCTACGCGCTGATGGTGATGAACGACATTCTCGGCGGCGGCGGCTTTGCGGCGCGGCTGTTGACCCGCATCCGTTCCGACGAGGGGCTCGCCTACAGCGCCTACTCGTCGTTCGGTCTCGGCACGTACTACCCTGGCGCCTTTCGGGCCAGCTTTCAGTCCCGCAGCGAGACGGTGGCGCGCGCGACGGCGATCGTGCTGGAGGAAATAGACCGTATGCGGACCGAGACCGTCTCCGAGGCGGAGCTCCGCATTTCCAAGGCGTCTTTCATCGAGACCTTCAGCCGCAACTTCTCCAGCCCCGCGTCGACCGCCGGCCTGTTTGCGAACGACGAATACACGGGCCGCGATCCGGAGTACCTGGTCAACTACCGTGACAACATAGCCGCCGTCAGCGGTGACGACGTGCAGCGTGTCGCGCAGGAGTACCTCGACCCGGAGGGGTTGGTGATTCTGGTGGTCGGCGACCGGGCGACGATCGAGGCAGGCGACCCGGACAATCCGGAAATCCAGTTGGAGGGGCTTGCGGGCGGGGCGATTACCGTGATTCCGCTTCCGGATCCGTTTACCATGGAGTATCCATCGGCTCCGTAGCCGAAGGTGAGCGCATAGTGGCGGTAACGACCACCTCCCAGCAGAAGCGCCCGCAGTGGCTTGGCTATCTGTTGCTGATAGTGAGCGGCGGGTTGGTCGTGAACCTCCTGGTGGGGGACAGCGGCCTGCTGGCGATGCGTGCCGCCAACCGTCAGTACGCTGAATTGGAAGCCCGAATCGCAGCGCTGCGGCAGGAGAACGAAGCGCTCCGGGAGGAGGCGCGCCGCCTCAGGGACGACCCTGGCCGGATCGAGGAGGTCGCTCGCGGCGAACTCGGGCTGATGCGTCCAGGCGAACAGGTGTTCATCATCCGTCCGGACGAACCCCGGGAACTTGTGCCGTAGAAGTTTCGCGCCAGCGAAACTTCCAACGCGCCGGGCACGGCGCGCTTTCGCGCCAGCGAGACTTCCAACGCGCCGGCACGGCGCGCTTTCGCGCCAGCGGAACTTCCAACGCGTCCGCCGGGCGCGCCGACTCACACGGCCGCGGTTTCCGCCACCGGGGCGTCGCGCTCGCCGCCGGCCCTTTCGGGCTCCGAGGCGTCCATGCCGAGCGCCTTCCGCACCTCCGCCTCGATGGCGGCATACAGTTCCGGTTTCGTCTTCAGAAGCCCGCGGACGTTCTCGCGCCCCTGGCCGAGTCGCTCGCCGCGGTACGAGAACCAGGCGCCGCTCTTCTCGACGACCCGGTGCTCGACGGCGAGGTCGATCAGGTCACCTTCGCGCGAGATTCCCTCGCCGTACATCACGTCGAACTCCGCGATGCGGAACGGCGGCGCCACCTTGTTCTTCACCACCTTGATGCGCGTCCGGCCCCCGACGACCCGGTCGCCGTCCTTGATGGCGCCGATCCGGCGAATGTCGATCCGCACCGAGGCGTAGAACTTCAGGGCGCGCCCGCCGGTGGTGGTTTCCGGATTGCCGAACATCACGCCGATCTTCTCGCGCAACTGATTGATGAAGATGAGGCAGGTGTTCGACTTCGCCACCACACCGGTCAGTTTCCGGAGCGCCTGCGACATCAGCCGAGCCTGGAGGCCGACCTGCGAGTCGCCCATCTCCCCCTCGATCTCGGCCCGCGGCACCAGCGCGGCGACCGAGTCGACGACGACGACATCGACCGCGCCGGATCGGATCAACGTCTCGGTGATTTCCAGCGCCTGCTCGCCATGATCCGGTTGTGACACCAGCAGGCTGTCGAGCACG
Above is a window of Acidobacteriota bacterium DNA encoding:
- the recA gene encoding recombinase RecA, whose protein sequence is MAQERGKAIDMAVGQIEKQFGKGSIMRLGQTGGLSRIPSISTGSIGIDYALGIGGVPRGRVVEVYGPEASGKTTLALQVIAQAQQNGGNAAFVDAEHALDPIYASKLGVVLDSLLVSQPDHGEQALEITETLIRSGAVDVVVVDSVAALVPRAEIEGEMGDSQVGLQARLMSQALRKLTGVVAKSNTCLIFINQLREKIGVMFGNPETTTGGRALKFYASVRIDIRRIGAIKDGDRVVGGRTRIKVVKNKVAPPFRIAEFDVMYGEGISREGDLIDLAVEHRVVEKSGAWFSYRGERLGQGRENVRGLLKTKPELYAAIEAEVRKALGMDASEPERAGGERDAPVAETAAV
- a CDS encoding septum formation initiator family protein; protein product: MAVTTTSQQKRPQWLGYLLLIVSGGLVVNLLVGDSGLLAMRAANRQYAELEARIAALRQENEALREEARRLRDDPGRIEEVARGELGLMRPGEQVFIIRPDEPRELVP